One genomic segment of Primulina tabacum isolate GXHZ01 chromosome 9, ASM2559414v2, whole genome shotgun sequence includes these proteins:
- the LOC142556928 gene encoding uncharacterized protein LOC142556928, protein MTTNGVESINARLLEERKLPIIALLDFLQKLASFWFARYRHASMASNTNLTPTIKGILRSRFTDAQGMQVFELGRLEFDVRSRGHSVIVDLESKRCTCRVFDIDRIPCAHAIAASWLAKIELYDMCSEYYSTMSWCMAYSETVYPVPEENEWPRNINFLLVLPPLLDKRVGRRKQNRIPSIGEFR, encoded by the coding sequence ATGACGACAAACGGGGTTGAGTCGATCAATGCTAGACTACTTGAAGAAAGGAAGCTGCCAATCATTGCACTCTTAGATTTTTTGCAGAAACTGGCCTCATTTTGGTTTGCCCGATATCGCCACGCATCAATGGCAAGTAACACTAACTTGACCCCGACGATCAAGGGGATTCTTCGTAGCAGGTTCACAGATGCCCAAGGAATGCAAGTTTTTGAATTAGGACGTCTGGAGTTTGATGTTAGGAGTCGTGGACATTCGGTCATAGTGGACCTCGAATCAAAAAGATGCACATGTCGAGTTTTTGATATTGATAGAATCCCATGTGCTCATGCCATCGCAGCTAGTTGGTTAGCGAAGATTGAATTATATGATATGTGTTCAGAGTACTATTCTACAATGTCATGGTGCATGGCTTACTCAGAGACTGTGTATCCCGTTCCGGAAGAAAATGAATGGCCACGCAACATTAATTTTCTATTGGTGTTGCCTCCTTTGTTAGATAAGAGAGTTGGCAGAAGAAAACAAAACAGAATTCCTTCGATCGGTGAATTCCGCTAG